The following coding sequences lie in one Sedimentibacter sp. MB35-C1 genomic window:
- a CDS encoding EpsG family protein — protein sequence MIFVIILSASLILQFISKIIKNNKMSNIFDYLSISSMFFLSGLRYDVGRDFWGYYNNMASQGYNVEVGARYLINVVQYLKLDMQAFIFALSFFTGLFLYLTIKYYDQNKKTRYISIILIFSLLFFNSLNISRQILAASVFAYSTRFIVEKKIIRFILYVLLAASFHMTAVFLLAIYPISMLFIKLKNKRTLFNLTLLISIINMFVPFISNWIKWITLYITSSIGKYNSYFDRIIGDDNYFSTFNLIMAILLLVLINLNNFKKNTVLDKDKYNIGMFIQFMAVLFILFNSILNFSTLTMRFYYYFTIFVILTIGSYKNLFYTTDRYINTIYKLTIGAFALISTTNSILGAIYNSMLNLYPFNIRIFDIIFALK from the coding sequence ATGATATTTGTGATCATTTTAAGTGCTTCTTTGATATTACAATTCATATCAAAGATTATTAAAAACAATAAAATGAGTAATATTTTCGATTATTTATCAATATCTTCGATGTTTTTCTTGAGTGGTCTTAGATATGATGTTGGGAGAGATTTCTGGGGATATTATAACAATATGGCGTCTCAAGGCTATAATGTTGAAGTTGGGGCAAGATATTTAATAAACGTAGTACAATATTTAAAGCTAGATATGCAAGCTTTTATATTTGCACTTTCTTTTTTTACCGGACTATTTTTATATCTTACAATTAAATACTATGATCAGAACAAAAAAACAAGATATATAAGTATTATTTTAATATTCTCCCTATTGTTTTTTAATTCGCTTAATATTTCAAGACAAATTTTAGCAGCAAGTGTTTTTGCGTACTCTACTAGATTTATTGTCGAGAAAAAAATCATTAGATTTATATTATATGTTTTACTAGCAGCTTCATTTCATATGACAGCTGTGTTTTTACTCGCGATATATCCAATTAGCATGCTTTTTATAAAGCTGAAGAATAAAAGAACACTTTTTAACCTAACACTATTGATTTCTATAATTAATATGTTTGTTCCTTTTATCTCTAATTGGATTAAGTGGATAACATTATACATTACGAGTAGCATAGGGAAATATAATAGTTATTTTGATAGAATTATTGGTGATGATAATTATTTTTCTACTTTCAATTTGATTATGGCAATTTTATTATTGGTTCTCATTAATTTAAACAATTTCAAAAAAAACACAGTTCTTGATAAAGATAAATATAATATTGGTATGTTCATTCAGTTTATGGCGGTTTTGTTTATTTTGTTTAATTCGATTCTTAATTTTTCTACTCTTACTATGAGATTTTATTATTATTTTACTATATTCGTTATATTAACAATAGGAAGTTATAAAAACTTATTCTATACGACGGATAGATATATTAATACAATATATAAATTAACGATAGGGGCTTTTGCTCTAATAAGTACAACAAATTCTATATTAGGTGCAATTTATAATTCAATGCTAAATCTTTATCCATTTAATATTAGGATATTTGATATTATTTTTGCTTTAAAGTAA